One Xiphophorus maculatus strain JP 163 A chromosome 10, X_maculatus-5.0-male, whole genome shotgun sequence genomic region harbors:
- the LOC102232586 gene encoding suppressor of cytokine signaling 3 has protein sequence MSSVTPSESSRIQGSDLAPLHYKPFSSHEHYQQVMDAHRKLLESGFYFGPIGGLEAKALLSKEEPGTFLIRDSSDRRYFFTLSVQTVYGTRNLRIHSEEGGFFLENDYQNKEKVPRFDCVLKLITFYMGRGRDVQLTMDGASEGSMETIYLMDSRGIKTPLELLKPLKISPSSLKHICRRALNRTGQGEMQQLPQALRDFMEKYDASI, from the exons ATGAGCAGTGTGACCCCTTCGGAGAGCAGCAGGATTCAGGGGTCAGACTTAGCCCCACTTCACTACAAGCCCTTCAGCTCGCATGAACACTACCAGCAG GTTATGGATGCTCATCGTAAGCTTCTGGAGAGCGGCTTCTACTTTGGGCCCATTGGGGGTTTGGAGGCCAAAGCCTTGCTGAGCAAAGAAGAACCTGGCACTTTCCTCATCCGCGACTCGTCGGACCGCCGCTACTTCTTCACCCTGTCTGTGCAGACGGTTTATGGAACCAGGAACCTCCGCATCCACAGCGAGGAAGGCGGCTTCTTCCTCGAGAACGACtaccaaaacaaagagaaggTGCCGCGGTTCGACTGCGTGCTGAAGCTCATCACGTTCTACATGGGCAGAGGGAGGGACGTGCAACTGACCATGGATGGGGCGAGCGAAGGAAGTATGGAAACCATTTACCTGATGGACAGCCGCGGGATTAAAACCCCGCTGGAGCTGCTGAAGCCCCTCAAGATCAGCCCCTCGTCTCTGAAGCACATATGCAGGAGAGCGCTGAACCGAACGGGCCAAGGAGAGATGCAGCAACTCCCGCAGGCGCTCAGAGACTTCATGGAGAAGTACGACGCATCTATCTGA